A region of Dictyostelium discoideum AX4 chromosome 1 chromosome, whole genome shotgun sequence DNA encodes the following proteins:
- the ChLim gene encoding LIM-type zinc finger-containing protein (calponin homology (CH) domain-containing protein) gives MIKANWTSTSAFNLELALDESRDWIERVINQKFPSDFQSSLRDGIFLCKLINQIQPNSVPKYNQSPSTDFAKRENIQLFIKSAKHSMGLRDTQLFESQDLFESIRIRNIAITLYWLGRAARASQTYKGPQLDLLKFQGMNCSACKKAITNNDYLTTMTQQFHTSCAVCCSCSCKLDPKKKFYQESNNFWCENCMLGATNLGGSNNSSGGKNKSNNNNNNKCSGCFGSLEKGYVPDENDKEKKYCTSCICDLCHDPLIGNFQVKDGKKVCDSCSCKSCGKSLEDGYYEEGISKYCEPCAKDRNKPKQVMDKDGHDHHHHNHNKPTTTTTTTNSNSPLAKKKSDSCKMCDKPVDNKTKKYGDDRDKYCTPHEKDGTCGKCNGELVGSAISVMDKNFHPQCFKCDSCNKNLNQNDQIKKSPTTGNPLCGPCSSNNNKSSKNCHDCKKPISGSSVEALDRPYHPNCLKCYSCSKNLKEDFTEVDNEPFCNPCASQLNQYTSGNQKQPKQGGSPFITSGWLDSDRCVVCVKPLNGEVAKIFDSFYHKGCFKCTDKSCNAPLLTGYFPHDKKPYCQKCSIKIQQSTTTDHCAKCSKPIIEGSILKVAGKVYHKSCYDNEKHTSSSSSSSSVNCFKCKSQITGTQFVRLDQKDYCMKCSPSASSSTTVTHGERLNYGMTVDPRSGKRVFNTSK, from the exons atgataAAAGCAAATTGGACATCAACTTCAGCATTTAATTTGGAATTGGCTTTAGATGAATCCAGAGATTGGATAGAGAGAGTAATCAATCAAAAGTTTCCATCAGACTTTCAAAGTTCTTTAAGAGATGGTATCTTTTTatgtaaattaataaatcaaatccaACCAAATTCTGTTCCAAAATATAACCAATCTCCATCAACTGACTTTGCAAAGAGAGAAAATatccaattatttattaaatcagcCAAACATTCAATGGGTTTACGTGATActcaattatttgaatctcaagatttatttgaaagtATAAGAATTAGAAAT atCGCAATTACACTATATTGGTTAGGTAGAGCAGCAAGAGCATCACAAACTTATAAAGGTCCACAATTAGATTTGTTAAAATTCCAAGGTATGAATTGTTCTGCTTGTAAAAAAGCCATCACAAATAATGATTACTTGACAACAATGACTCAACAATTCCATACTTCTTGTGCagtttgttgttcttgtagTTGTAAATTGGAtccaaaaaagaaattctaCCAAGAATCAAACAATTTTTGGTGTGAAAATTGTATGTTGGGTGCAACAAATTTAGGAGGgtcaaataattcatcaggaggaaaaaacaaatccaacaacaacaacaacaataaatgTTCAGGTTGTTTTGGTTCTTTAGAAAAAGGTTATGTAccagatgaaaatgataaagaaaagaaatattgTACAAGTTGTATCTGTGATTTATGTCATGACCcattaattggtaatttcCAAGTAAAAGATGGAAAAAAGGTTTGTGATTCTTGTTCTTGTAAATCTTGTGGTAAAAGTTTAGAAGATGGATATTATGAAGAGGgtatttcaaaatattgtGAACCTTGTGCAAAAGATAGAAATAAACCAAAGCAAGTCATGGATAAAGATGGTCAtgatcatcaccatcataatcataataaaccaactaccaccaccaccaccaccaactcTAATTCTCCATTagcaaaaaagaaatcagaCTCATGTAAAATGTGTGATAAACCAGTTGacaataaaactaaaaagtATGGTGATGATAGAGATAAATATTGTACTCCTCATGAAAAAGATGGAACTTGTGGTAAATGTAATGGAGAGTTGGTTGGTAGTGCCATCAGTGTAATGGATAAAAATTTTCATCCTCAATGTTTCAAATGTGATAGTTGTAataagaatttaaatcaaaatgatcaaatcaaaaaatcacCAACTACAGGTAATCCATTATGTGGTCCATGTTCAagcaataataacaaatcaTCAAAGAATTGTCATGATTgtaaaaaaccaatttcagGTTCATCAGTTGAAGCATTAGACAGACCATATCAtccaaattgtttaaaatgtTATTCTTGTAGTAAAAACTTGAAAGAAGATTTCACAGAGGTTGATAATGAACCATTTTGTAATCCTTGTGCAAgtcaattgaatcaatacACAAGTGGaaatcaaaaacaaccaAAACAAGGTGGTTCACCATTCATTACTTCTGGATGGCTTGATAGTGATCGTTGTGTTGTATGTGTTAAACCATTGAATGGAGAAGTGGCTAAAATTTTCGATTCATTCTATCATAAAGGTTGCTTCAAATGTACAGATAAATCTTGTAATGCCCCTTTACTCACTGGATACTTTCCTCATGATAAAAAACCATATTGTCAAAAatgttcaattaaaattcaacaatcaacaacaactgaTCATTGTGCCAAATGTAGTAAACCAATCATTGAGGGctcaattttaaaagttgcTGGTAAAGTATATCATAAATCTTgttatgataatgaaaaacatACATCCTCATCCTCATCTTCATCAAGTGTCAATTGTTTCAAATGTAAAAGTCAAATCACTGGTACTCAATTTGTTCGTCTTGACCAAAAAGACTATTGTATGAAATGCTCTCCTTCTGCTTCATCAAGTACAACTGTAACTCATGGAGAAAGATTAAATTATGGTATGACAGTGGATCCAAGATCTGGTAAAAGAGTTTTTAATacatcaaaataa